CCGCGCGAGGGTTTGCTCCAGAACCCGTTCCGTTCCCCAGGCGATTCCGTCGAAAATCGGCGGGACGGGTCCGGAGCAGCCGATCAGATAATACCCTCCGTCGGCGCTGGGACCCAGAACCACCGAAGGTCCATCGGGGCGCTTCCTGAATTGCCGGAACGCTTCCTGTATATACCCGGTCGGAAGCGTCGGAAGGTCCATCCCGACGAGGACGGCCGGATCGAAGCCCAGACGACAGGCCTCCGCGAGGGCGTTCCGCATGCGCGCTCCCAGGTCTTCCCCGGTTTGATCGATCAGAACCAGATCGAAGCGGTCCGCGAGCTCTTTAAAAAAAGGATCTAGTCGCGTCGGATCGCAGGCGAGAATGCGTTTCACCCCTTTCAATCCCGCCGTGGCGTTCAGCGTGTCCAGGA
The genomic region above belongs to Nitrospiria bacterium and contains:
- a CDS encoding TIGR04282 family arsenosugar biosynthesis glycosyltransferase encodes the protein MTTPTARCYGVVVSVAKKALILFAKVPEPGQVKTRLLPDLSPEQAGRVYRAFILDTLNATAGLKGVKRILACDPTRLDPFFKELADRFDLVLIDQTGEDLGARMRNALAEACRLGFDPAVLVGMDLPTLPTGYIQEAFRQFRKRPDGPSVVLGPSADGGYYLIGCSGPVPPIFDGIAWGTERVLEQTLARIADRRLIAALLPFWYDVDTLQDIRFLAQHLKYLERKAGRPVARETARVLKTLKLDGL